The proteins below come from a single Caloenas nicobarica isolate bCalNic1 chromosome 23, bCalNic1.hap1, whole genome shotgun sequence genomic window:
- the SMIM12 gene encoding small integral membrane protein 12 encodes MWSVLWAAVRSKAPYVTFPVAFVVGLVGHQLERLLRGDPPPAAEEKSISEQREERKLEEIAGKDLTKVVSLKDKLEFAPRAVLNRNRPEKS; translated from the coding sequence ATGTGGTCCGTGCTCTGGGCAGCCGTGCGCTCCAAGGCCCCGTACGTCACCTTCCCGGTGGCCTTcgtggtggggctggtgggtcACCAGCTGGAGCGGCTCCTCCGCGGGgaccccccgcccgccgccgagGAGAAGAGCATCTCGGAGCAGCGGGAGGAGCGCAAGCTGGAGGAGATCGCGGGCAAGGACCTGACCAAGGTGGTGAGCCTGAAGGACAAGCTGGAGTTCGCCCCTCGGGCCGTGCTCAACAGGAACCGCCCGGAGAAGAGTTAA